GCGTCAATCCAAGGCCATGTGCCCCTTCTTGAagtcggcctcgcccgccaAGCTCCGCGCGCTGTCCACCTCGGCTCGTCCTCATGCCATTCAGGCGGCGCCCCAGACGGCTGTCTCTCCTTGCGGTGGCACCATGTCCAAGTTGCAGCTGCTCGCCCATCGCTGCCCCGTCATGGGCAAGGCTCTGACTGTGCAGTCGGCCCAGtacggccacggccgcccGGCTTCCAAGGTTGGAAACTCGTCTGTCGCCGGCATTCGCGCGCTGAGCACCAACTCCAAGCCCGGCCGCGCCAACATCCACACGAGCCGCAGCAACGATGCTCGGGCTGTTGATACCCCCTTCGTCAACGGACGGGATGGTGGTAAGGACAATTTCCTTTTCCTGAATCCGGAAATTTTGACTAACTCCTGAACCAGCCCAAATCCCTCCTACTATGCCGGCCGCTCGCCAGAACGCCGCTCCCGGCGTGGGCATGAGCAATTCCGACGCTTCCAAGGCCAAGTTCAACTACGAGGCCTACTACTCAGCGGAGCTGGAGAAAAAGCACAAGGACAAGTCGTACCGCTacttcaacaacatcaaccgTCTTGCCAAGGAATTCCCCCGCGCTCACATGGCTgagaagggagagaaggTCACTGTCTGGTGCGCCAACGACTACCTCGGAATGGGCCGCAATCAGAAAGTTCTGAAGACGATGCACGAGACCCTGGACGAGTatggcgctggcgctggcggtACGAGGAATATTTCTGGCCACAACAAGCATGCCGTTGAGTTGGAGGGAACCATTGCCAAACTCCAcgccaaggacgccgccctcgtcttcAGCTCCTGCTACGTTGCAAACGACGCCACTCTGGCAACACTTGGTAGCAAGATGCCCGAGTGCGTGATTCTGTCTGACAGCCTGAACCATGCGTCCATGATCCAGGGCATCCGTCACTCTGGTACGAAGAAGATTGTGTTCAAGCACAACGATGTTGCGGATCTCGAGGCGAAGCTGGCGTCACTGCCCCTCCATGTCCCCAAGATCATTGCCTTCGAGTCGGTGTACAGCATGTGTGGCTCCATTGGCCCCATCGAGGCCATTTGCGACTTGGCGGAGAAGTACGGCGCAATCACCTTCCTTGACGAAGTCCATGCTGTCGGCATGTACGGCCCGCACGGCGCCGGTGTCGCGGAGCATCTGGATTTTGAAGCGCACCAACAGGGCCGCCCGAAGGGCAGCATCATGGATCGCATCGACATCATCACCGGCACCCTTGGCAAGGCTTACGGATGTGTTGGCGGCTACATTGCCGGCAGTGCCAAGTTCATTGACATGATCCGCTCCCTCGCCCCCGGCTTCATCTTCACCACTTCTCTGCCGCCTGCGACCATGGCTGGCGCAAAGGCGGCCATCGAGTACCAGATGGAGTACGACGGTGACCGTCGTCTTCAGCAGCTCCACACTCGCGCGGTGAAGGAGGCCCTGAACGACCGCGACATCCCCGTCATCCCCAACCCTTCCCACATCATCCCCATCCTGGTTGGCAATGCCGAGCTTGCCAAGCAGGCGTCTGACATGTTGCTCCAGGATTACCAGATCTACGTGCAGTCCATCAACTACCCCACTGTCCCCGTCGGGCAGGAGAGACTGCGGGTCACGCCTACCCCCGGTCATAAGAAGGAGTACCGCGACCAGCTtgtcgaggccctcgacgagatctGGACTAAACTCGGCATCAAGCGCACCTCGGAGTGGGCTGCTGAGGGCGgcttcatcggcgtcggAGAGGCTGACGCCGCTCTCGAGGAGCCCCTGTGGACCGACAACCAGCTTGGCATTGAACAGGCTGCGAAGGAGATCAAAGCCGCGGGCAAAATCAGCAATGGCTTCGTCGAGGCTCTGCTGGAGCGTGAGGCCAAGACGGCTGGCCAGGCCGTGAGCTCTGCTATCTGATTCCGTTCTACTGCTGGTCAATCTTTGACCTGGCACGTCTTTGATCGTTGATATCTCGGGAGGAGAGCTCAGCGGACCTTAACCACGTTCTTTGGACCGATCAACGTTGATTTGATTTTGACTCGCGCCCGTGGCCTATTGTTCTCTTTCGATTTGAGACTTTCCAAACTACACAGTAGCTAGCTGGTCTCAGTGTTGGTCGCAACACCAATAGTTTTACAATGTGAACTGTCATCTGCTGGCAAATTATTTCACCACTTTTAGCGTTCTGCCTGTGAATCAATATGATGCTGTTTTTTCTGCTTTTTTGTCGTTCGTCCAAGCCGGGCCACCCGAAATGCGAGGCAGGGGTGCCGATGCGGATGCGGGCTGGTCCTCGTTATCGCAAATAGTAACGCGAATGCGACGGCCCAGAGGCACGGAGCCGACTTGACGGGTCGGTCCCCGCGGTGCCCGTAACTTGCTTGCAAGACGTAAAACAAGCTGGGTGTCGTCGTCACCACCCTTGAGGATGTTCTGTGGTTTCTGAGGTTTCTGAGGTGGCCTAAAACATTAGTCAGCAACTCCGACGGAGACGGACATTGAGAGTTGCTCCGTCTCCGTTCGCGACCGCCATTAACGCCCCTTTAATTGGTCAAAAACGCCCACCATGACTTACACAAGTTCAGGAGAACCGTCATGAAGCCATAACTTTGATGAAGGCTTACGTTGCGAGCCGGTCCCTGGAGAGGCCAGTGTTTCGTGTCACGATTGAGtgcccttcccccctttctgTCTTTCCCATATCCCGTGAAATAGTTGCTTCATCGCTAGATTTCTCTCATGACTATCTGTAAAGATGCAACCGGACTTTGAGCAAAGAAGCAAGGGGCCTCGGGCCTGTACCACCTGCGCCAAGGCGAAGGCGAGATGTATCTCGGGGCCAGAAGGGAGTAACAAGTGTGAGCGGTGAGTTGCCGGCTCCCCCGAATCCATGCAGACCCGACGTCCCATTTTTCTCCGAAGCAGGTTCTGACGGAGGGATTCAGATGCCACCGGCTCCGGAAGCCCTGCGGCTCCCAGACCcctgcgccgccgaggccgaaaaGGGACCCCAGGCCGACAAAGGTGtcggagctcgagaagaggTTGGACGAGTTGACGACGCAGCTGAGCACGACCCAAGGTAGCGCTGGTGTCAGTGCCAGTGCtggtgccgccgtcgccaacggcaccgtcgtAGGCAGCGCCAACtccccgctgccgccgagcaacagcatcaagccggcgtcggcgaggatccCGATCAACTGCGATCACCTTTTCCCTCCCGCGGAGGTGCTCATGGGCGACGCAACCGGGGCCGGGGCGTCCGacacgtcgccggcgccgagcgcgtcgacggcggacgACCACCACACCGTCAGCAGCCACGGCGTGAGCCAGCCCGACATCCCCGGCGAGTCGCCGTGGCCGCTGAACAACGAGCAAAACATCTTGTTGCAGACTTTCGTGGATGATCTGCAGCCGCTGTACCCGTTCGTGGTGGTGCCGCCCAACATGGGCCCGGCGCAGCTGGCTGCCGAGAGGCCGTACCTGTGGAAGGGGATCCAGATGACGGCGCGCCACCTGGACGCGACGAAGCAGGTGACGCTGGGGaacgagctgctgcaggacATCGTGCAGGCGGCGTTTACGAAGCCCAGGAGGAATCTGGATGTGCTCCAGGGGCTCCAGCTTCTGATTGCATGGTAAGGGCCTGTCGACGTCCGAATGATCCGAGGTGTGTTTGTATTGGGGTTGGCTAATCCGAggggacgtcgtcaaggttCCACTACAACATCAACAGTTATCAGCTTACGAACCTTCTGTTTCTGGCGAGGTCCATGTGCGTCAGCCTGGGCTTCAAGGAGAACCCGATCCAGTTCAAGGAGCGGGGGAAAGGGGGCGCCTGCAGCATCAGTGTACAGAACTCCGATGCAGATTCCAAGACGAAGGTGCAGACCAAGGAACAGATCTCGGCGCGGCTCGAACTGATGAGGGCATTTGCCGGTTGTTACTACCTCAACACGCTGTGAGTGTctgccccccttcccctttcccaAAGCCCGTAACCAGGAACTGGGAACCAGAAAGCTTCGCATTAGCTGATACACGGCTGGATGGGTGAACAGTGTTTTCACGACGAACAAGCGGCCGGACGCTTTCATGAACGCCACGCACCTCGAGTCGTGCTGCCGCCAGATCGAAGAGGTCGCCGAGTACCCGAGCGACGTGCTCCTGGTGCAGCTGTTCAAGATCCAGCACCTCGCGCAGACCATCTCCCTGACGCTTGGGGCCGAGAGCACGAGCTTCCAGTCACTGCAGCTGCCGCTGACCATGGTCGTCCAGTCgttccagcagcagctcgacatCTTCAAGACGTCGATCCCGGACCACCTTAAGAACAACCGTAAGTCTCCCCCAAACCACGAGCTCACGAACACTACAAGATATTTTGCTAAATTCTCCACCCCCCCCTACAGTCGGTCTCCTCACCcacgtcggcatcgccgaggtcctcctCTACGAGATTGGCATCCCCGAGAGCCAGGGTCCCGCATCCTTCATCTCGCTGACGGAACGCCTCGAGCTGCTCTGGGGTTGCTGTAGCGCCGCCAAGACGTTCCTCGACCTGCGCTTCCCGCGCAACAACAGCAGGAGCGTCCAGCCGCGCTTCACGTGCCTCAGCTCGTCCGACTTCCTCTACGTCTTCATCGTGTCCCTGAAGCTCATGACGCTCGAGGTGCCCGGCTGGGACCTGCCGCTGGTCCGGAAGCACCTGGACCTCGCAGGGGTGGTGGAGAGCCAGGTCGAGCATCTGGATGTCTTTGTGGCGCACAGGAGCGGGCGTTTCAGGGtcgccaccggcggcggcggcgccgccgccgctacAAATACATCGACAGGGActggggctggggctggAACATCaccggccgcctcgccgacggacGTACCCGGCCCGAACGTTGTCGACCCGTTCCTGCGGCTAACGGAGATGCTGCGGTACTTCAAGGAACTACTCAAGGGCGAGCTGAGCGGGTTCCGGTCGCAGCCCGTCATCCAGGAGCCGATTCAGCTGCCGGCGAACCTGTCGGACGGCACGCAGGCCATGATCCGGGACCTGGACGCCAACTTCTGGAGCAGCGTCCTGGGCGAGGGGGACGCCGAGACGTGGGACTTCGGGCCCATGCTTCCCACCATGGACTGGACTGCCACTTGACGGCCGAGATTACCGTACGGAAGGGGAGCTGGCGAACATTGAACCATGACACGCCAACGGAAAACTCGACGATGCACACGAACGTTATGACTGAATGACACACAAAATGGCAACTCCACTCATGGAGGAGGAACGGTGATTTTCACCATCTGATCTCGCAATGGCCTGCGAGGACGGGAAATCGGGTAGGGAATGGCATGCTCTGTGTGGACTGCTGCTGAACGTTCAGGAGCGTTGAGTTGATGTCTGCCAATAGACAGGGCCACGCCTCTTCCAATAATAAAAGGAAACAAAAGACGAAAACCATTTGTAACACCACAGGGCGGGAGCGTGTATTTTCTGTTTTGAAAAGGCACACGGATGCCTAGATCTCGGACAAATTGAAGCAGAACTGTATTCGTAGAACGACGGGGGGGAAGTGTGCTGGTCTAATGGCACGGGACATAGGTAGTCAATGGAGGGGGAAACCCATCTCAATTACAAACACCTAAGCAGTCATGAAAATGTTTCCATTAGAAGGAACGAACACCAACAAGGGCTCCCTAGGAACATACACCTTGACGGACGAAACCTGCCCGTTGCTGAAGTTTTGTTAGTTGGTCAATGTCATCACACCTGGACAGCCCGCATTAACCaaaccctccccctcgccgTTTgcgccatcggcgccgttgaTCGGCCGCGGATACCCGCATTTTACACGAGCGAAACGCGGCGCCGAGAGCGAAACCTCGTCCGCAACTTTGTCCCTGCGAATACAATATTCGCTCATTCACCCAaaactctctctctctctccatctcctcgtctctttgttcttcttctcccaaCTCAGAAACCAACCCGGAAGTCAGACACCAATACCGTACCCGCCCGCCATGCCTCAGCCCACGGTGGACTACTCCCTCTACCTGGTCACGGACTCGACCCCCGCGATCCTCGGCGACCGCGACCTCGctgacgtcgtcgccgccgccgtccggggCGGCGTCACCGTCGTGCAGTACCGCGACAAGACGAGCGACAcgggcgccctcgtcgccaacgcccgCAGGCTGCACGCCATcacccgcgccgccggcgtcccgcTGCTCATCAACGAccgcgtcgacgtcgccctggccgtcggCTGCGAGGGCGTGCACATCGGCCAGGATGACATGGGTGAGTTGGTGATGAGGGACCTCCATCGTGACGCCCCCATGATGAATGATTATATTTCTTCTCCCTTTTTTGTGGTTTATAAATTGGTTTATTTTTTGTACATTTCCTCAATTGGACCGTGACGATTCTGCTTCCCTGTTGCAATGGCTCAAAGGCTAATCGTCCGGGTGTAGAACTCACTGCGGCGAGGAAGATCCTCGGGCCggacgccatcatcggcgtcaCGGCCAGCACCATCGAAGAGGCCCTCAAGGCGtgcgaggacggcgccgactaCCTAGGCATCGGCACCGTCTTTGCGACGTCCACGTACGTCGTCCCTTCACCTCACCTCGCCCCGCCCTCCCAAGCACTCACTCAGCTTCATCAACTTAACGTTCCTCCACCCCCCTCACTGACGTCAAACAGCAAGGAAAACACAAAGCACATCATCGGCACCGCGGGCCTCCGCGCAATTCTCTCCGGgctcgcctcggccggccaCCTCCCACGCGTCAAAACCGTCtgcatcggcggcatcaagCCCTCCAACATCCAGCGCGTCCTCTACCAGTCCGCCCCCGAGTCACCGGCGCCTCCcctcgatggcgtcgccctcgtcagcgccatcgtcgccgcccccgacCCGGAATCCGAGTCCCGCAGCCTGCTGGAGCTCGTCAGAACTAGCACCTCGTACCGACACATCgtctcttcgtcgtcgtcatcgtctgcttccgccatcgccgccggcacctcTCTACGGGACGTCGCTGAGATCCTCGCCCGCGTCCCCGCCGTGATCAAGGCCGTcgcctccgcctcgcccCTCTCCCACAACATGAccaacctcgtcgtccaaaacttcgccgccaacgtcgccctcgccgtcggcgcgtCCCCGATCATGGCCAACTACGGCGAAGAGGCTcccgacctcgcccgcctcggcggcagcctcgtCGTGAACATGGGTACCGTCACGCCCGACGGCATCGCAAACTACCTCCAAGCACTGTCCGCCtacaacgccgccggccgccccGTTGTCTTCGAccccgtcggcgccggcgccaccTCCGTCCGGAAGGCGGCCGTCAAGaccatcctcgccggcggctaCCTGGACCTAATCAAGGGcaacgagggcgaggtcTCGACAGTCTACGGGCAGGCGGCGCTGGAGCAGCAAAAGGGCGTCGACTCGAGCTCGACACTGTCGCACGCGCAAAAGGCGACGCTCGTTAGGGATCTTGccaggagggagaggaacGTGGTGCTCCTGACGGGCGTGACGGACTATGTGTCCGACGGTGATCGGACGTTTGCCGTCGACAACGGCCACGAGCTGCTGGGCCAGATCACCGGAACAGGTTGCGTACTAGGGACGACGGTGTCGGCCATGTTGGCGGCCTGGGAGGACGACCGGCTGCTCGCTGTCCTGGCGGGTCTGTTGCATTtcgagatcgccgccgagcgggCTGCCGTCAGGGGTGACGTGCAGGGCCCAGGGACGTTTGTGCCGGCTTtcatcgacgagctggcgAGGATACGGAGGTTGACCGTTGAAGGGGATCTGCAGTGGCTGTCAGGGGCCAAGGTGAAGGCCATTAATGTCGAGTAAAGCGTTGCTCAACCACGCTTGTACAACTATagagagaggggggcggGGTAAGCAGAGTAATTAGAGTCCGTGTATGAGATTCGGATTTCTTCAGGGTAGGGAAGAAAACGAGAAATGAAGAACAAAACAGCACGTTTGCAGAGGTCTATCGCTAGCAAACGAAGCCTGTCAGCCATCCCTTAGATCTTGGGCGCCAGAGCCTGCAAAACCTCTTTGGTATCCTTTCCCGTATCCTTGACCAACCCGACAATGCTTTTGAACTCGGGCCTCGCCGCGTCCCCCATCATCTCGTAAATCACACTCTCGCTTGTCGTAACTGTAACGCCCTCGTGCCGCAGCCGCGCCAGCGCGATCGGCACCTCCTCGCGGTTGCAGCTGCTCACGCCGTCCGCGAGCACATATACCTTGTGTCCCGCGGCCAGCAAGTCCAGCGCCGTCTGCGTCACGCAAATGTGCGACTCGATTCCCACGACCAGGAACTCGTGAGCGCCCTTGCCGTCGAACTGCGTCGCGATCTCGGGCACCCACATGCTGAACTTGGTCTTGTCGACGGGGGCGCGGACGAGATCCGATTCCTTTAGGAACGGAGCCAGCTCCGAGACGGTgtcgccgaggcgcgcgCGGTTCTGCGTCGTTGTGTAGACAGGGATTTTCAGAGtttcggcggcgcggaggagcTTGGAAGTCGTCTTGACTACCTTGTCGAACTCGAAAATAGCATTGCGGAACTTGTCCTGGAGGTCGCAAACGCTGTGTATATCATTCTTGGTTAGCAGCTTGTACGTTTCCTTGCGTCACCAACGACGATCCAGGAGACCTGGCGCGGACGACATGAACGCACAAGATGACGGGCCTTTGCAGGCGGCGAGCTGCGGTGTCGGACATGGTCGCCGTTGTGAGGAAGCGGGGTCGGAGTAGAAGCCGGTGCGGTCGTGGCCGGATCAATTGGGCGGCGTACTGGAAGGGGATCCGAAGTGTTGGCGCAGTGGGCATCTCCCAGGGGCAGAATCAAGATCAGCGAACGTCGGTCAAGTTGGAAAGCCAATATGAAATCGGTCGGGATCTAGGAAAATTCGTCGGCTTCTAATCATCCGTCATGTTGCTCTTCTTGTCTTGGAGCATTGCGGGGGAACGGAacgcgggggggggggggggggggggcgatTAAGCGGGGCACATACTCCCGGACCCGGCCTTCTTGAGCTGCGAGTGTATCTCTGCAATGTTATGTTAGTAAGTAGGTGCCTAGCTAATGCTATCGGGAGTAAACGTGTTGACTGGCAAAGTAGACCATCATCAGCCACCCATCTGCACATCAGTCGGCCCACAGAGGTACCTAGGCAAAGTGGGCAAAAGATCCTCGATGCAGCCAACACCTGGGGCATCTCTGCGGCGCCACCATTAACCGGTTCTGTCGATCAAGTCGTGTCATACTGGAACTGGAAAAGACTGGAGACTGTGATGTGAAATCGTGGATTTGTGATTTTGTTTCCGCCATGCGGACTTTTCTAGTCATCGTGCTATGAAACCCTCCTGTCCTGGTACACTGAATGGCTACCAGTCGGCCTGTCTCGCGCAGTACTGAAGCCATCCCGCCTCTTCATGGTGGAGGGGGTTATTTTGTCAAAGCAATTGAAAAAGAAGATGAATGCTCTCTGGTCTGGGTAGACCACTTTTACTTCGGATGCCGCCGGGGCCTGGCTTTTTCGTTTTCTTCCTCCAGACCAACTACTCGGCCGTTGCTGTAGGCTTTGCTTTGCCAGCCGGGTTCATCCACGAGAATGCGGATGCACCTCCAATGGGGTTCGCTGACCGCGGCAGAGGCGGGCCCGCGCTCTTCGTCTCGCGCTGGGCCTTGGTATCCGCTGTGCTACTGACGCTGCTGACTGTCCGCTTGGGCTCCCAACGGACTGTTGTTGCGGGGGGTGTGCTCTCCGCCGCTACACTGACTTGACTCTTTCGGCGATGTTCGCCGCTGGTCCTAGGCACTGGTGGCGGCTCGTAAGCGGCACCGGTTCGGGcagacgaggatgatgaacCCGATTTCAGGGGCTTCAACACCTTCATGTTCCGACTTGCGCGGCCCGCAGGCTGGTAGCCGCTCAATGGGCCATTGGCATCCCGCTGTCCGTTCTCGCTGCCGTTCGCCGAAGTGCCCTGACGCCACGAGCCCCATATGCCACCAGCGGACTCACGTCGGCTGCCGTCTGTGCTGGCTGAGGTGTTGTACGCAGTCGAAAGCTCTCTCACCCCTGACTCAGACCCGCTGGTGTGATCTCTGCCTGgtctctcactctccccGCCACTTTCAGACAGGTTGCTTGCTCCAATCGACTTGTTGGGTACAGAGTGAGGATCCATGGGAGACAAGGGACCCTGCGACTCGGCATCTTCAGGCTGCACGCTTGAGACGCTGTGGTCCAATGTATCgtgcgtcgtcgaggcctgTGGTCGCGGATCCCCAGACACGAATGGCGCGGCGTTGGCGTTAAGCCGAGGCTTCTCCGGGATGAAGTTGATTGTGCTGATGTGCTTAAAGGCACCTTCGTCCTCTGGACGCACGAACGGCACTGATAGCTTTTCGCGCTCGCTTCCATAGAGACACATGCGGTTCTGTGACAAGAGAATATCGGCCTGGTGGGCCCTGAGGGTGTCGCTGCCGATAAAGATCTGGATGCCCCTTCTCGGCTCGGCTCCTTCGGGCTGGTCCATGCCGGACACCTCAAAGGTAGTCAGCAGGCTAGGCATCTGGTGTCCTGGACTCGAAGGCCGGCTGCTTCGTTCGGAAACGGTCGCTTCGACCAAGTACACAGAAAGTCGGATCTTATACGTGCTGTCCACATCGCGCTGAATCTCGTCCAGTAAGCCAAGGTCCTTGATGACAGAGTAGTCCACCACGGACTTTTGTGATCCCGTGCACAAGTCGGCGTACAGAACCGTGTCATGGCAAAAGTTGGTCGTAAGCCAGCATCGAATGATGGTTGGGACGGATCCCAGAAAGAACAGtcctggcggcggctcgGGCATGTCAAGAGGAGAGTCATCCTCGTGGCTGCTAACCATGAAGTTGGTATCCAGACCCAGGCTGCTGGCTCGGCCAGATGCCACGGAATGAAAGGAATGGACAGAATGGCCCGCTGAACTATGGCGTCCGTCCGATTTGTGTGACAAGGACCTCTCCATCATCAGGCCGCTGCTCGGGCGCGGGGGTCCAAATTCGCCAGAGTGGCGGTTGCTTTGACTAGACCAATCCGCTCCCCTTAAAGCACTCTCATCAAATCGCACGCTGTTGGCTCGAGACGCCGCACCCCGGCGGGTAGGTTCTTCTTCAGCCGGACCGAGGTGAAGGGAGCTCAGCAAATGCTGGCCTTGCTCGTCAAAATCATCAAACATGTCGTTGGGTGATATATGGGTCGGCCCTGGTGCATGCAACGTCAGTAATGGGTGGTTTCGACCGGTATCCAGGACACAAACACTACCTTGCTGGGGCGTTCCGGCTAGGACGCCAGGAAACGGATGCTGCTGCCACACCGACTTGAGGCTCGCATCTTGTTCCTGGCGTCTTTCGAGTCTTGCAAGTCTCTCGCCCTGGGTACTCTGAACCAGTTGGATTTGCTTCAAATCCATCTGGATATTGAAGAGATCGTCGCGGGTAATTGGGAACCGATGATCCATGCCCAAAACTGGACCCGATCAAATGAACAAGGTGGTTTGAGATCGTAACAGCTCGGGGAAATGGGTGGGAAATAAGCTGGTAGACGAACGAAAGACAGTAGCAAGCGAGCG
The genomic region above belongs to Colletotrichum higginsianum IMI 349063 chromosome 2, whole genome shotgun sequence and contains:
- a CDS encoding Hydroxyethylthiazole kinase, whose protein sequence is MPQPTVDYSLYLVTDSTPAILGDRDLADVVAAAVRGGVTVVQYRDKTSDTGALVANARRLHAITRAAGVPLLINDRVDVALAVGCEGVHIGQDDMELTAARKILGPDAIIGVTASTIEEALKACEDGADYLGIGTVFATSTKENTKHIIGTAGLRAILSGLASAGHLPRVKTVCIGGIKPSNIQRVLYQSAPESPAPPLDGVALVSAIVAAPDPESESRSLLELVRTSTSYRHIVSSSSSSSASAIAAGTSLRDVAEILARVPAVIKAVASASPLSHNMTNLVVQNFAANVALAVGASPIMANYGEEAPDLARLGGSLVVNMGTVTPDGIANYLQALSAYNAAGRPVVFDPVGAGATSVRKAAVKTILAGGYLDLIKGNEGEVSTVYGQAALEQQKGVDSSSTLSHAQKATLVRDLARRERNVVLLTGVTDYVSDGDRTFAVDNGHELLGQITGTGCVLGTTVSAMLAAWEDDRLLAVLAGLLHFEIAAERAAVRGDVQGPGTFVPAFIDELARIRRLTVEGDLQWLSGAKVKAINVE
- a CDS encoding Isochorismatase; protein product: MPTAPTLRIPFQYAAQLIRPRPHRLLLRPRFLTTATMSDTAARRLQRPVIFVCDLQDKFRNAIFEFDKVVKTTSKLLRAAETLKIPVYTTTQNRARLGDTVSELAPFLKESDLVRAPVDKTKFSMWVPEIATQFDGKGAHEFLVVGIESHICVTQTALDLLAAGHKVYVLADGVSSCNREEVPIALARLRHEGVTVTTSESVIYEMMGDAARPEFKSIVGLVKDTGKDTKEVLQALAPKI
- a CDS encoding tRNA processing endoribonuclease, with the translated sequence MQPDFEQRSKGPRACTTCAKAKARCISGPEGSNKCERCHRLRKPCGSQTPAPPRPKRDPRPTKVSELEKRLDELTTQLSTTQGSAGVSASAGAAVANGTVVGSANSPLPPSNSIKPASARIPINCDHLFPPAEVLMGDATGAGASDTSPAPSASTADDHHTVSSHGVSQPDIPGESPWPLNNEQNILLQTFVDDLQPLYPFVVVPPNMGPAQLAAERPYLWKGIQMTARHLDATKQVTLGNELLQDIVQAAFTKPRRNLDVLQGLQLLIAWFHYNINSYQLTNLLFLARSMCVSLGFKENPIQFKERGKGGACSISVQNSDADSKTKVQTKEQISARLELMRAFAGCYYLNTLVFTTNKRPDAFMNATHLESCCRQIEEVAEYPSDVLLVQLFKIQHLAQTISLTLGAESTSFQSLQLPLTMVVQSFQQQLDIFKTSIPDHLKNNLGLLTHVGIAEVLLYEIGIPESQGPASFISLTERLELLWGCCSAAKTFLDLRFPRNNSRSVQPRFTCLSSSDFLYVFIVSLKLMTLEVPGWDLPLVRKHLDLAGVVESQVEHLDVFVAHRSGRFRVATGGGGAAAATNTSTGTGAGAGTSPAASPTDVPGPNVVDPFLRLTEMLRYFKELLKGELSGFRSQPVIQEPIQLPANLSDGTQAMIRDLDANFWSSVLGEGDAETWDFGPMLPTMDWTAT
- a CDS encoding Ubiquitin carboxyl-terminal hydrolase 19, which translates into the protein MDHRFPITRDDLFNIQMDLKQIQLVQSTQGERLARLERRQEQDASLKSVWQQHPFPGVLAGTPQQGSVCVLDTGRNHPLLTLHAPGPTHISPNDMFDDFDEQGQHLLSSLHLGPAEEEPTRRGAASRANSVRFDESALRGADWSSQSNRHSGEFGPPRPSSGLMMERSLSHKSDGRHSSAGHSVHSFHSVASGRASSLGLDTNFMVSSHEDDSPLDMPEPPPGLFFLGSVPTIIRCWLTTNFCHDTVLYADLCTGSQKSVVDYSVIKDLGLLDEIQRDVDSTYKIRLSVYLVEATVSERSSRPSSPGHQMPSLLTTFEVSGMDQPEGAEPRRGIQIFIGSDTLRAHQADILLSQNRMCLYGSEREKLSVPFVRPEDEGAFKHISTINFIPEKPRLNANAAPFVSGDPRPQASTTHDTLDHSVSSVQPEDAESQGPLSPMDPHSVPNKSIGASNLSESGGESERPGRDHTSGSESGVRELSTAYNTSASTDGSRRESAGGIWGSWRQGTSANGSENGQRDANGPLSGYQPAGRASRNMKVLKPLKSGSSSSSARTGAAYEPPPVPRTSGEHRRKSQVSVAAESTPPATTVRWEPKRTVSSVSSTADTKAQRETKSAGPPLPRSANPIGGASAFSWMNPAGKAKPTATAE
- a CDS encoding 5-aminolevulinate synthase yields the protein MEAALRQSKAMCPFLKSASPAKLRALSTSARPHAIQAAPQTAVSPCGGTMSKLQLLAHRCPVMGKALTVQSAQYGHGRPASKVGNSSVAGIRALSTNSKPGRANIHTSRSNDARAVDTPFVNGRDGAQIPPTMPAARQNAAPGVGMSNSDASKAKFNYEAYYSAELEKKHKDKSYRYFNNINRLAKEFPRAHMAEKGEKVTVWCANDYLGMGRNQKVLKTMHETLDEYGAGAGGTRNISGHNKHAVELEGTIAKLHAKDAALVFSSCYVANDATLATLGSKMPECVILSDSLNHASMIQGIRHSGTKKIVFKHNDVADLEAKLASLPLHVPKIIAFESVYSMCGSIGPIEAICDLAEKYGAITFLDEVHAVGMYGPHGAGVAEHLDFEAHQQGRPKGSIMDRIDIITGTLGKAYGCVGGYIAGSAKFIDMIRSLAPGFIFTTSLPPATMAGAKAAIEYQMEYDGDRRLQQLHTRAVKEALNDRDIPVIPNPSHIIPILVGNAELAKQASDMLLQDYQIYVQSINYPTVPVGQERLRVTPTPGHKKEYRDQLVEALDEIWTKLGIKRTSEWAAEGGFIGVGEADAALEEPLWTDNQLGIEQAAKEIKAAGKISNGFVEALLEREAKTAGQAVSSAI